TTATCGACGAGGTCGAAGATCGACGAGGCTTGCGTTTCGTCCACGCCGTTGGCGACCGCGCCATCGACGAAGATCTTCCGCTGGGCGTCCATCTCCGCCTTGATCTTCTTACCCATCGCGCGGCGCAGAAGGTCGGCACCGCCCAGCGAATAGCCGGACAGCACCTGCGCGATCTGCATCACCTGTTCCTGATAGATGATGACCCCATAGGTCTCCTTCAGGATCGTTTCCAGCTTGGGATGGAGATAGTCCGGTTTCTCCGCCCCCTGCTTGACCGCGATGTATTTCGGGATGTTCTCCATCGGGCCCGGGCGGTAGAGCGCGACGAGCGCGATGATGTCCTCGATCCGGTCGGGACGCAGGCGGCGCACCGCGTCGCGCATGCCCGTACTTTCAAGCTGGAAGATGCCGACCGTGTCGCCTTTCGAGAGAAGCTCGTAGGACTTCCGGTCGTCGAGCGGCAGATGGTCGATATCGACCGTCACGTTCTTGCGCGCGATCAACTCGACCGCACGCACGATCACGGTCAGCGTCTTCAAGCCGAGGAAGTCGAATTTGACCAGACCGGCTTTCTCGACGTCCTTCATGTTGAATTGCGTGACCGGCATCGAGGATCGCGGATCGCGATAGAGCGGCACCAATTCGTCGAGGGGCCGGTCGCCGATCACCACGCCGGCGGCGTGGGTCGAGGCGTGGCGATAGAGGCCTTCGAGATTCTTCGCGATCTCCACGAGCCGCGCGACCGCTTCGTCGGCCGCGATCATCTCGCGCAAGGCGGGCTCGCCGTCGATCGCCTGTTGCAGCGTGACGGGTGCCGCCGGGTTATTCGGCACGAGTTTACAGATGCGATCGACCTGGCCGTAAGGCATGCCGAGCACGCGGCCCGTGTCGCGCAGCACCGCGCGCGCTTGCAGCTTACCGAAGGTGATGATCTGCGCGACGCGGTCTTCGCCGTAAAGGCTTTGCACGTAGCGGATGACTTCGTCGCGCCGATCCTGACAGAAATCGACGTCGAAGTCGGGCATCGACACGCGTTCGGGATTCAAAAAGCGTTCGAACAGCAGACCGAAGCGCAAGGGATCGAGATCGGTGATCGTCAGCGCCCACGCGACGACGGAGCCCGCCCCCGAGCCGCGGCCCGGGCCGACGGGAATGCCTTTCGCCTTCGCCCATTGGATGAAGTCGGCGACGATCAGGAAGTAACCCGGAAATCCCATCTGCACGATGATGTCGGACTCGAATTCGAGCCGCTTGAGATAGGGTTCGGCGATTTCCGCGCGCTTTGCGGCGTCCATATCGGACGTCCACACGTTTTCGATCAGGCGCTTCTCCAAACCTTCGCGCGCGAGGGCGCGCAGCGCGTCGGCCTCCGAAATCTCCTTGGCGCGCGACGAGCGCGGCAGGATCGGCTTGCGGCCGGAGAACCACCACGCGCAACGCTTGGCGACGACCAGCGTGTTGTCGATCGCCTCGGGCAGATCGGCGAACAACGCGCGCATTTCGGCGGCGGTCTTGAAGCGATGTTCGGGCGTCAGGCGCCGGCGCTCGCGATCGGCGACGAAGCGCCCCTCGGCGATGCACAGCAGCGCGTCGTGCGCTTCGTACATGCCGGTACCCGCGAAATATACGCCGTTGGTCGCGACCAGCGGCAGGTCGCGCGCATAGGCAAGCTCGATCAGCGCTTCTTCGATCTTCGCTTCTTCCGGCAAACCGTGGCGCTGGATCTCGATATACAAGCGCCCGGGAAACGCTTCCTGCAATTTGTCGAGGATGGCTTCCGCCGCCGCGCGCTGGCCTTCCAGCAGCAAGCGGCCGACCGGACCTCGCGCGCCGCCGGTCAGGCACAACAGGCCTTCGGATTTCTCGGCGATCTGCGCCAGCGTGACTTGCGGCGTTTCGCCCGGCGGCGTGTCGAGATAGGCGCGGCTCGACAATTTGCCGAGATTGGAACCGCCCGCTTCGTTCTGCGCGATCAGCAACAGGCGATCGGGCTCCGGCGCTTTGCCCACGCGCGCGGCCATGCCGCCGCCCTCGCCTTCGCGGCGCACGCCCAGATCGCAGCCGATGATCGGCTGCACGCCCGCGTCGATCGCGGCGTAGGAGAATTCGAGCCCGCCGAAAAGATTGCCGGTATCGGCGATGCCCAAAGCCGGCATGTCCGATCCCTTGGCGAGATCGACC
This genomic interval from Alphaproteobacteria bacterium contains the following:
- the dnaE gene encoding DNA polymerase III subunit alpha encodes the protein MPHADFVHLRAHSAYSLSEGAIKVKKLVDLAKGSDMPALGIADTGNLFGGLEFSYAAIDAGVQPIIGCDLGVRREGEGGGMAARVGKAPEPDRLLLIAQNEAGGSNLGKLSSRAYLDTPPGETPQVTLAQIAEKSEGLLCLTGGARGPVGRLLLEGQRAAAEAILDKLQEAFPGRLYIEIQRHGLPEEAKIEEALIELAYARDLPLVATNGVYFAGTGMYEAHDALLCIAEGRFVADRERRRLTPEHRFKTAAEMRALFADLPEAIDNTLVVAKRCAWWFSGRKPILPRSSRAKEISEADALRALAREGLEKRLIENVWTSDMDAAKRAEIAEPYLKRLEFESDIIVQMGFPGYFLIVADFIQWAKAKGIPVGPGRGSGAGSVVAWALTITDLDPLRFGLLFERFLNPERVSMPDFDVDFCQDRRDEVIRYVQSLYGEDRVAQIITFGKLQARAVLRDTGRVLGMPYGQVDRICKLVPNNPAAPVTLQQAIDGEPALREMIAADEAVARLVEIAKNLEGLYRHASTHAAGVVIGDRPLDELVPLYRDPRSSMPVTQFNMKDVEKAGLVKFDFLGLKTLTVIVRAVELIARKNVTVDIDHLPLDDRKSYELLSKGDTVGIFQLESTGMRDAVRRLRPDRIEDIIALVALYRPGPMENIPKYIAVKQGAEKPDYLHPKLETILKETYGVIIYQEQVMQIAQVLSGYSLGGADLLRRAMGKKIKAEMDAQRKIFVDGAVANGVDETQASSIFDLVDKFAGYGFNKSHAAAYAIVAYQTAWLKANHPVEFFAASMTLDLSNTDKLNMFRQEVERLGYKILPPDVNKSEAAFTVEYPDGPAGKGAVRYALAAVRNVGLAAMEALVAERNANGPFKSLFDMARRMDARQLNKRQLENLVKAGAFDSLDPNRARVFAAIEMLLRTAQATAEERETNQVNLFGGGPGGPAANDPPLPKVKEWSLHERLQAEFESVGFYLAAHPLDAYAVGLKRLGVVRSGEIARSLAAGGSTRVRLAGTVLGRKERTSAKGNKFAFAQLSDAGGTYEIMIFSEVLAKSRELLDSGKPLLVYADARVEEENVRLLASDIKALDQEVANSAAGLRIGIGDAGAVEELRKVVANAKKGKGAIRVQVRSAEGAEVEIRLKETFAITPEIRQALGQVPGILEVAEI